The following DNA comes from Microbacterium foliorum.
CGCGCTCGAGACGTGGCGGTCGGGGTCGAGCACACCCGAGTCGATGCGCCCGAGGATCTCGAACTCCTCGGCGGGGCTCGGGTACTCGACGATCTCCTTCAGCAGGAAACGGTCCATCTGCGCCTCGGGCAGCTCGTAGGTGCCCTCCTGCTCGATCGGGTTTTGCGTCGCGATCACGAGGAAGGGCTTGGGCAGGTGGTGCACCTCGCCGCCGATCGTGGTCTGGTGCTCCTGCATCGCCTCGAGCATGGCGCTCTGGGTCTTGGCGCTCGAGCGGTTGATCTCGTCGAGCAGCACGAAGTTCGCGTGCACCGGGCCGAGCACGGTGCGGAACGATCCGGTCGCCGCGTCGTAGATCTGGTTGCCCGTGATGTCGCTGGGCAGCAGATCGGGCGTGCACTGGATGCGCTTGAACTGCGCCCTGACGGTGTCGGCGAGCGTGCTCGCAGCGGTCGTCTTCGCGAGCCCCGGAACGCTCTCGAGCAGGATGTGCCCACCCGCGATCAGCGAGATCAGCAGGCTCATGCGCAGACGCTCCTGGCCGACCATCTTCGCGGAGTAGGCGTCTGACACGGTCTTGAGCACGGCGGTCGCGCGCTGAAGCTCAGCCTCGGTGGGGGCTTCTGATTTCTTGCTCGCCGACGTCGACGCCGCGGGTGCCGTGGGTGCGGATGCTGAGGCGGCGGCGCGGGTCGCAGGAGCGGGCGGGGCCGGTGGGGCTGCCTGGGTGGAGGGCACGGGCGGAGGCGGCGGCGTCGAACCTGCAGAGGGGCCGGGCGCGTAGGGCTCGTTCATCGGTATGTCTCCTCGTTCCCACGGGGGACGCGTCGACGACCCCCCGTCGACCAGCGTAACCGCATCCGGTCTCGCCGCTCCGGCCCGGCGACGGATGCAGGTCGAGCTCACAGATGCATGCTCAGAACGGCCCGTGCGGCATGCATCGGTGATCTGCGCATGCAGGTGTCACGGCGTACCGGCTCCGCGCGTCGGATCAGGCCGTGAGGGGGACTGCCGCACTCCGTCTGCGGCCGACCCACACCACGAAGCAGGCGACGCCGATGATCGCGATGGCGATGCCGACGATGTAGCCCGCGACGCCGAGGTAGCCGCCGGGCACGATGTGCGGGTTGAGGAACGGATACGGGTACCACCAGGTCTCGCCGGTGGCGGGGGCGATGATGAGGTTCGCGCGGATCATCGTGTACACGACCCACGCGATGGGGAAGATCGTGGCGATGGCGACCGCGCTCCAGCGCAGTGCGCGTCGGCGTGGTGCGAACAGCAGATCCGCGAGCAGGAACAGCGGGATGACGACGTGCAGCACTTCGTTCGACCAGGGCACGGTGACGCCCTGGGGCAGCTCGACGCCTCTCAGCAGCGTGTTGTAGACGATGCCGGTGACGATCATGTAGGTGCTCACGCAGGCCAGGATGATCGCGAACCAGGTCGGCTCCGGCTCGGTGCCGCGGCGGTGGCGCAGCGACCAGATCGCGCCGATCGCCAGAACGATCACCGCGAGCACGTTCGACAGGATCGTGAAGAAGCTGAAGAAGTTCGCAGCGACAGTCGGCAGGTGCTGACCCCACTCGGTGGTGGATGCGAGAGCGTTCTCGATGCTGCGAGCGAGCTGCGCGATGATCGCCGCGAGTCCGAGCACGGCTGCTGCGAGTCGTGCAAAGGGCCACCAAGTCGTCATATTCGCCTCCGCGCACACTGTATCGGTCGGGAT
Coding sequences within:
- a CDS encoding Pr6Pr family membrane protein, with amino-acid sequence MTTWWPFARLAAAVLGLAAIIAQLARSIENALASTTEWGQHLPTVAANFFSFFTILSNVLAVIVLAIGAIWSLRHRRGTEPEPTWFAIILACVSTYMIVTGIVYNTLLRGVELPQGVTVPWSNEVLHVVIPLFLLADLLFAPRRRALRWSAVAIATIFPIAWVVYTMIRANLIIAPATGETWWYPYPFLNPHIVPGGYLGVAGYIVGIAIAIIGVACFVVWVGRRRSAAVPLTA
- a CDS encoding AAA family ATPase → MNEPYAPGPSAGSTPPPPPVPSTQAAPPAPPAPATRAAASASAPTAPAASTSASKKSEAPTEAELQRATAVLKTVSDAYSAKMVGQERLRMSLLISLIAGGHILLESVPGLAKTTAASTLADTVRAQFKRIQCTPDLLPSDITGNQIYDAATGSFRTVLGPVHANFVLLDEINRSSAKTQSAMLEAMQEHQTTIGGEVHHLPKPFLVIATQNPIEQEGTYELPEAQMDRFLLKEIVEYPSPAEEFEILGRIDSGVLDPDRHVSSAISLDDVHMLQDVASRIYVDPAIRNYIVSIAYVTRNPAPYIGEERARFIKYGASPRASIAFLQASRALALLNGRGHVIPEDIRSLRHLVLRHRVLLTFEADADGIRSEEIIDQIFAAVPTP